gGCGTGCGGATGTCTAATTCCCGAGCGAAACCGGAAACAGGTGATTAGACGGGCACGAAATCTGTGCAGGATGCAAACGTAAGAaagaaactgaagaaaaaagaaccgatGGTTTTTCGCGAAGcgatcattttttcgcttATTCCTTCGTTACGCACAGAAAGATTTTGCCAGAATTATCGTTTCTCACTGATACGTATTTAACCGTTGACTTTAAAAAGTGTCCGAATCGGGGGTCACCCTTGACCTTCGACCCAAAGCGCGTCGGGCTTCTCTAGCGCGGGGTAAGAGAGTAAACAAAGCAGCCCTCGAGGCTGGTCGATTGCTCAGATTGAAATATTCCAAATAACTTTTGAAAgttaaaaaacagaaaggaCGAAGGAATTTTCTTACTGTTTCAGGGCCCGACTCGCGATGCAGGAGGGCGAATCCGGTGGAAGGACGGAAGCTAGAAGGGGTCAGAGGGTTGCCAGGAGGCTTTTTCAGGACGAAGATCAGGACTCCGATCAAAATGGCGAGGGGGGTCGATCGGGTGTGGAGGACAATCTGACCAATCGGCTGTCCGAAGAAGCCCGGAAGAATTTGGCGGAGGTgagggaaaataaatagacgacgaatttttctgtttcgcgAGTCGCGATTGCaagggggtaaaaaatttgcaGGCCGAGAAACGTTGGAATTTCGATTTCGTCAATGAGAGGCCACTGGAGGGACGTTACGAGTGGGTGAAAGTTGGGAGTGGTTTGAAcaacggtaaaaatttttcggaagaaGAGGACGAGGATTGGGAAGACGAGAAGATAgaccaaagagaaaaatctgaGACTGAAGCCAGCGAGAAGGCTGAGAAAAAGgactgaataataaaataaagtttgCCAGAGGATCGgcgcgtacgtacaacaaaATTAATGTTATTTGCCAAAAACACCAATTGAGATCAAAGATTCTATAGGTCAGTAATAAAATCGATAGGCAGGGCACGGAAAACCGTTCGAGACTCGACACttccgattaattttttttttatacaatttctaattttcttacGTCTTACATATTTTATAGACTGACGATTTTGTTCCAAGACAGGAACTTCAGTTGCGATCATGTACCTAATCAAAATCTATTTAgacgaatttattattttaacgaGAACGGCGagtatttcagaaaaaaaatatgtcattataatatagaaaaatatatatttaatatattattatctaaAATTTAGCATGTAAGTTTTAGAGCCATTCGAGGCACACCGAGGCCCTCGATTAGTCAATTTGTTAACCCCCTTCCTCCATtgattgtttcaattttatttattacacgacATCACAAGTacgaagaacagaaaaaaaaaaatgtcaaacgttagaaaaaaaagagagataatCACGAATTTCGCGTGAATcaaattattgattaattCGTAAATCGAATCTAATCAGGTTGCAATACAAAAAATacctgtgtaaaaaaaaaaaatttatgtataagTTGTAATACTTCGcgatatttatgtacgtattatttatacatgtatcgtCATTGTATGTGATAtgcaatatatattttcatttttaaaagccgcagaaaaaattttcacttttaaaATTTCCCCATAAGCGTTTAAATGCCGAGGGTCAAACGGAGGGATGTCCAGCTGCCGGTTGGATatgaagaaaggaaagaaggtAAGAGAGAGACGACGAACGTAAATGGGGGTCGAAACTTCATTGACACGGGCAACAAAAGTCAGCTGTTAGGAGCCCCCCCGCGGCATTTGGGGTATTTAAATAATTGTCAACTTCTTACAGTTGTTACGTACCCTATAGCGATTCTCACGAAGAAACCTTCAACAGGTGTTCAACTTCGGGTGATTTAAATTTAAACCCAGACAGACTTTCGGGCCAGCGATTTAGCGATTCATAAAACGGAACCGGGTGTATTTTCGGGTCGCACTTTTATACctgtaataaaatttcccAAGAAAGATATAATTACTTTCCAAATTCAGACCTGATTCgcggaaattttgaaattcgggtGGTTAGAATCCAACGGACTTTTACTCCCGCTACTTTTCACGGGTCAAATTCGACAGGCGGGGGTTTcgtgagggaaaaaagaaaaggaagaagagacgaaaaaacttAGATAGTCAGAGCAGCTATTAGAAGGCGACGAGCTGTCTGGCTTCAGGGGTTCACGTGAGATAACATCGCGTAGCGCCGATAAAATTGATCCCATGGATTACTCGATACCTCAGAGACCGAACCTCCGCCGTAGCGGAGGCACAAGACAGGCGCCTGTGGGAGTCTAAAGTCGTCGTATCATAGatacgatttttcaaacatcctGCACCACGAGAAGGATTCCCTAAAAAGTTTCAGGATTAGATTTCTCCCCGTAAGATTTCTAATggcgacggaattcacgagaaCGACGTGCACAGGAAATAGCTTGGAcgggaaaattgattttatttttgtcacgTATTTCGGTGGTTCGATTTTACTTTCAATATCGAATGACAGAcgcgaagaagaataaaaaaaaccaaaaggatTCGAGTCTACGTTGCAGAGTCCAAGTTATTCTACAAACATCCGTCCCTGTATAACCGACGAGTGAATGATTTACCAACACGTTCATTatggtgggttgaaaaaaaaatatttttcctattattttcataattcacGTATGAAAtctaaaaatgatgaaacttgaagttgagtcggggagcccgagctttgctggagtcaggtagccacgggcgcgcggtttgttgtggagcgtcacctctgctgagccctgaaggtgacgtctcacaacaaagcgctacgctgctggctaagctgactccagcaaagttcAAGCTTGCTGGTAAATTGAGaaattggaatatttcgacccatgcatagattgcgacgaattgaagtgggtctacgactaaaaccaatcgatatttcctaatttttctgctcccaacagcgaataattgatgattactcgttTGAttgctcttgaagaaccaaaaaaaaattcgattttttagcaaaaaataaataatttttttaattgggtttgatatgcttttcttacgtgttttgatctcaggaatccgaatctgaaagaaaaattgatctatctctgaaattgaccgagttatcgctaatttttagcttttcggggtcaaagatgaaaaattgattttttggtctatcttaatgttatttgagcccaggaatccgaatctggaagaaaaattgatttatcttcaaaaatgaccgagttatcttcattttttcgcattttttggtacaagtttgaggatatttcgaagggaaaaaatcgtagctcaatttggacaacggattcgtgttcctgaggtcaaaatacataagaaaagtgccatacgatcaattttaaaaaataaaaaattttggccaaaatttgagatttttccaaggggtaccccttacgattttttcaaattttggccaaaaatttttattttttttaattgatcgtatggcacttgtcttatgtattttgacctcaggaacacgaatccgttgtccaaattgagctacgattttttcccttcgagatatctccatttttatggtaaaaaatgcgaaaaaatgggaattactcggtcatttttgcagatagatcaatttttctttcggattcggattcccgagctcTAATTACGTtaggatagacta
This region of Athalia rosae chromosome 7, iyAthRosa1.1, whole genome shotgun sequence genomic DNA includes:
- the LOC105684515 gene encoding uncharacterized protein LOC105684515 isoform X2; amino-acid sequence: MQTARLAMQEGESGGRTEARRGQRVARRLFQDEDQDSDQNGEGGRSGVEDNLTNRLSEEARKNLAEAEKRWNFDFVNERPLEGRYEWVKVGSGLNNGKNFSEEEDEDWEDEKIDQREKSETEASEKAEKKD
- the LOC105684515 gene encoding uncharacterized protein LOC105684515 isoform X1 — protein: MLAARHRARLAMQEGESGGRTEARRGQRVARRLFQDEDQDSDQNGEGGRSGVEDNLTNRLSEEARKNLAEAEKRWNFDFVNERPLEGRYEWVKVGSGLNNGKNFSEEEDEDWEDEKIDQREKSETEASEKAEKKD
- the LOC105684515 gene encoding uncharacterized protein LOC105684515 isoform X3 → MQEGESGGRTEARRGQRVARRLFQDEDQDSDQNGEGGRSGVEDNLTNRLSEEARKNLAEAEKRWNFDFVNERPLEGRYEWVKVGSGLNNGKNFSEEEDEDWEDEKIDQREKSETEASEKAEKKD